From the Daucus carota subsp. sativus chromosome 8, DH1 v3.0, whole genome shotgun sequence genome, one window contains:
- the LOC108198287 gene encoding G-type lectin S-receptor-like serine/threonine-protein kinase At4g27290, which produces MANRMQLPSIILVCSILSSTLIKSMAVDTISMHQTFRDGDTITSAGGEFQLGFFSPGSSTNRYLGIWYKKISRVTVVWVANRDSPLVNTSGFLQISREGIILQAVNSSTGIIWSWSTSKLFKNPVLQLLDTGNLILRDEDRDFKSEEDFIWQSFDHPGDNMLPGMKFGIDLVTGMNRISSSWTSVNDPSRGSFTIGLDTSGFPQILLSKGSVIQARTGRWDGYKFKGIPKRSLNGIFKDEFVFNEKEIYYRFYLVNPTSATMRIILTPTGNVKVLVWNDQQQIWTVYSSLMDNDCDRYGLCGGYGICKIDKTPRCECLRGFVPRSQEKWKAADWSSGCIRKTNLVCGTDEGFVKYSGVKLPDMRSSWYTLKMSLQECEKLCLKNCSCTAYANADARRGGHGCLLWFGELIDISDYAEDGEDIYVRMPSSELVKSRKGKLEFILITAVLLVVLVGLILLSVYKKRKLMKEESLKLDSESVSLTKIENEDLELPLYDFESIAHATSNFSPEKKLGEGGFGPVYKGTLTGGLEIAVKRLSKDSSQGLDEFKNEVSCIAKLQHRNLVTLLGCCTEKGERILIYEYMANKSLDSFIFDSNARNTLDWPKLYNIITGIARGLLYLHQDSKLRIIHRDLKASNILLDHDMNPKISDFGMARSFGGNETESNTSRIVGTYGYMSPEYAIDGQFSVKSDVYSFGVLLIEIITGVKNRLFSHPDHSLNLLGHAWLSYEQDNLLQLIDGVILESNNYSEVFRVIQIGLLCVQHDPEDRPVMSQVVLMLSSNMKLPHPKQPGFFMERYLLRQDQFLSKPNLSSSTQLTITTLLPRQ; this is translated from the exons ATGGCCAATAGAATGCAGTTGCCTAGCATTATTCTAGTTTGCTCCATTTTATCCTCTACCTTAATCAAATCCATGGCAGTAGACACCATCAGCATGCATCAGACGTTTCGAGACGGAGACACCATCACATCAGCTGGTGGAGAGTTTCAACTTGGATTTTTCAGCCCAGGCAGCTCGACGAATCGATATTTGGGCATCTGGTACAAGAAAATATCAAGAGTGACTGTTGTATGGGTTGCTAATAGAGATAGTCCTCTTGTGAATACTTCAGGCTTCTTGCAAATCAGCCGCGAGGGAATTATTTTGCAAGCGGTCAATAGTAGTACAGGGATAATCTGGTCATGGAGCACGtctaaattattcaaaaatccTGTTTTACAGCTACTGGATACAGGAAATTTGATTCTGAGAGATGAGGATCGCGATTTTAAGAGCGAAGAAGATTTTATATGGCAGAGTTTTGATCACCCAGGAGACAATATGCTACCTGGCATGAAGTTTGGAATAGACCTGGTAACTGGTATGAACAGGATCTCTTCGTCGTGGACAAGTGTAAATGATCCATCCCGAGGCAGTTTTACCATTGGACTTGATACGAGTGGTTTTCCACAAATTCTTTTGTCAAAAGGTTCAGTAATTCAGGCCAGGACCGGACGATGGGATGGTTATAAGTTTAAAGGCATTCCCAAAAGGAGTTTGAATGGAATTTTTAAAGACGAATTTGTTTTCAATGAAAAGGAAATTTATTACAGGTTTTATCTCGTCAATCCAACTTCTGCTACCATGAGGATCATACTGACTCCAACAGGAAATGTAAAAGTTCTTGTGTGGAATGATCAACAGCAAATTTGGACAGTTTACTCTAGTCTAATGGATAATGATTGTGATCGTTATGGACTGTGCGGTGGTTATGGGATATGTAAGATAGACAAAACTCCAAGATGTGAATGCTTGAGAGGTTTTGTACCGAGATCTCAAGAGAAGTGGAAAGCAGCAGATTGGTCTAGTGGATGCATCCGCAAAACTAATCTTGTTTGTGGGACCGATGAGGGTTTTGTGAAATATTCGGGTGTGAAGTTACCAGACATGCGTAGCTCTTGGTATACTCTGAAAATGAGCCTTCAAGAATGTGAAAAATTGTGCCTGAAAAATTGCTCTTGTACAGCTTATGCAAATGCAGATGCCAGAAGAGGTGGGCATGGATGTCTCTTATGGTTTGGTGAACTGATTGATATTAGCGACTATGCTGAAGATGGAGAAGATATTTATGTAAGAATGCCATCGTCTGAATTAG TAAAAAGCAGAAAGGGGAAACTAGAGTTCATTCTGATTACTGCTGTGCTATTAGTGGTGCTAGTCGGCCTAATACTTCTTTCAGTATACAAGAAGAGAAAACTGATGAAAGAAG AAAGCTTGAAATTGGATTCGGAAAGTGTTTCCCTGACCAAAATTGAGAATGAAGATCTGGAGTTGCCATTATATGACTTTGAAAGCATTGCACATGCCACAAGTAACTTCTCCCCGGAGAAAAAACTTGGAGAGGGTGGCTTTGGACCTGTATACAAG GGCACATTGACTGGTGGACTGGAAATAGCCGTGAAAAGGCTTTCAAAAGATTCAAGTCAAGGACTAGATGAGTTTAAAAATGAAGTTTCGTGTATTGCCAAACTTCAGCATAGAAATCTGGTGACACTTCTTGGTTGCTGCACGGAGAAAGGAGAGAGGATTTTGATATACGAATATATGGCTAACAAAAGTCTAGATTCGTTCATATTTG ATAGTAACGCTAGAAACACATTGGACTGGCCGAAGTTATACAACATAATAACTGGCATTGCCAGGGGACTTCTGTATCTTCATCAGGATTCAAAGCTAAGGATCATACATAGAGATCTTAAAGCCAGCAACATTTTACTTGATCATGATATGAATCCGAAGATTTCAGACTTTGGAATGGCAAGGAGTTTTGGAGGAAATGAAACTGAATCAAATACATCAAGAATTGTTGGGACATA TGGTTACATGTCCCCGGAGTATGCTATTGATGGACAATTTTCTGTCAAATCGGATGTTTATAGTTTTGGCGTTTTACTAATAGAGATAATAACAGGAGTAAAAAACAGATTATTCAGTCATCCTGATCACAGCTTAAACCTTCTAGGGCAT GCATGGCTGAGCTACGAACAAGACAATCTATTGCAACTCATTGATGGAGTGATCTTGGAGTCCAACAACTATTCTGAAGTCTTTCGAGTTATACAAATTGGACTACTCTGCGTTCAACATGATCCGGAGGACAGGCCAGTGATGTCACAGGTGGTTCTCATGTTGAGCAGTAACATGAAACTGCCACATCCCAAGCAACCTGGGTTTTTCATGGAGAGATATTTGCTTAGACAAGACCAATTTTTGAGCAAGCCCAATTTGTCATCATCCACCCAATTAACGATTACCACTCTCCTACCTCGACAATAG
- the LOC108199916 gene encoding protein BREAST CANCER SUSCEPTIBILITY 1 homolog has product MDPSSHLEKMGRELKCPICLSLLNSAVSLTCNHVFCNECIQKSMKLVSDCPVCKVPYRRREVRPAPHMDNLVNIYKSMEVASGANIFVSQSAPSKKLSGEENQLEADEVVGKGSKPVNQKKPKGKRSKGHSTNSSSDTMRPSFPSNKRIQVPQHPLPETPTQPIRLEIDLGKETLTEPQRSADVKEAGSHLDKKENQGFCPFFWLQNEEDAEKCTALTVEDTVMDTPPDIPCFSDLKDADDEVQCNMTPKKGTSVTSHNPDLYDSEMFEWTQRACSPELCSSPTKLQVEETDRHNDMGEETIAENIFINMDNKSYNAEITNSQKCANNMIAETGALACSDVDYNGNNARATRHKKRSKKARKCNQIKRAKLKESNKILESVAEDSGQRENVDTVGNHANMSHVEGKFNIRTNKICPSLSATASMPVNDSTLAKVVKSSKNISSNMLVVDLFPPLHDIDGSSESKRNKQRKKATGTCIDPKDLAEHSSQNQNLDTVIKPINTSNSCKPKRSIEKIFRVPVATKTLLGNACISMEGVEATHQADKRKAVADAFVPLNEKEGISTSRNLKRSAKQNTSNKKLERNFNRRSKVPKTTPNLDATVRQIETDLGSGGGTVASGSMVDSKTRDQLNGTKVNCVPADNPKVIVPNDCQHNHAKDTQSSGKLYGNLPETNTGFLGMNGVLRKCDKGPNNVQCSFCHSVEDSKASGVMVHYLNGKRVKVGYSEAGNVIHVHQNCAEWAPNVYFEEDVAVNLEAELTRSKRIKCGCCGLKGAALGCYEKSCRRSFHVPCAKLTPQCRWDHENFVMLCPLHASSKLPNEISKYRAEQKEKSLSRRQLPISQPKSAIKQDDTTHSQWNSNGLSAKLVLCCSALTIAEKEIVSEFEMLSGVKVIKNWDSSVTHIIASTDENGACRRTLKFLMGILEGKWILNIEWVKACLKANENVDEQQYEIDVDIHGIRGGPRQGRLRHLNKQAKIFDGYKFYFIGDFQPSYRGFLHDLLIAAGGRILHRKPIAGDNEAVSSTFIIYSLELPDKCNPSNRISIVNRRRTDAVNLASSCQAVVATNSWILNSIAACKWQNLAE; this is encoded by the exons ATGGATCCCTCGTCGCACCTGGAGAAAATGGGCAGAGAACTCAAATGCCCTATCTG CTTAAGTCTGCTTAATTCCGCTGTTTCGCTCACTTGTAACCACGTCTTTTGCAA TGAATGTATTCAAAAATCGATGAAATTGGTTTCGGATTGCCCTGTGTGTAAGGTTCCTTATCGACGTAGAG AGGTTCGTCCTGCTCCACACATGGATAACTTGGTGAATATTTACAAGAGCATGGAAGTTGCTTCTGGTGCAAACATTTTTGTTAGCCAATCTGCGCCTTCGAAAAAGTTGTCTG GTGAAGAGAACCAGCTTGAAGCTGATGAGGTAGTTGGAAAAGGCAGCAAGCCAGTTAACCAGAAAAAGCCTAAAGGAAAAAGGTCAAAAGGGCACTCTACAAATTCTAGTTCAGATACCATGAGACCTTCATTTCCATCAAATAAAAGGATTCAAGTGCCACAACATCCTCTTCCCGAGACTCCAACGCAACCTATAAGACTGGAAATTGATTTAGGGAAAGAAACTCTAACTGAACCTCAGAGAAGTGCAGATGTAAAGGAGGCTGGGTCTCATTTAGACAAAAAAGAGAATCAGGGTTTTTGTCCATTTTTCTGGTTGCAAAATGAAGAGGATGCAGAAAAATGTACTGCACTTACAGTTGAAGACACTGTCATGGATACACCTCCAGATATTCCATGTTTCAGTGACCTTAAGGATGCTGATGATGAGGTGCAGTGTAATATGACTCCCAAA AAAGGCACGTCAGTTACGTCTCATAAtcctgatctttatgatagtgAGATGTTTGAGTGGACGCAAAGGGCTTGTTCTCCTGAGCTCTGTTCCAGTCCTACAAAATTGCAG GTTGAAGAAACTGACCGGCACAATGATATGGGAGAAGAAACTATAGCTgaaaacatatttataaatatggaCAATAAATCTTATAATGCAGAAATCACAAATTCCCAGAAGTGTGCAAATAACATGATAGCAGAAACAGGTGCTTTGGCATGCTCTGATGTGGACTATAATGGCAACAACGCAAGAGCTACAAGACACAAAAAGAGAAGCAAGAAAGCACGCAAATGCAATCAAATCAAGCGAGCAAAGCTTAAGGAAAGCAATAAAATACTTGAGAGTGTAGCTGAAGATAGTGGTCAAAGGGAAAATGTTGATACTGTAGGCAACCATGCAAATATGTCACATGTGGAGGGAAAGTTTAACATCAGAACAAATAAGATTTGTCCTTCTCTGAGTGCTACAGCATCAATGCCAGTGAATGACTCCACTTTGGCTAAGGTGGTAAAATCTTCAAAGAACATTAGTAGCAACATGCTTGTTGTTGACTTGTTTCCTCCATTACATGATATAGATGGCAGCAGTGAGAGCAAAAGAAATAAGCAAAGAAAGAAAGCAACGGGAACCTGTATTGATCCTAAGGATTTAGCTGAGCACAGCAGTCAAAACCAAAATCTGGATACGGTAATCAAGCCGATCAACACATCAAATTCGTGTAAACCCAAAAGAagtattgaaaaaatatttagggTTCCTGTTGCCACAAAGACATTATTAGGAAATGCCTGTATTTCAATGGAGGGGGTAGAGGCTACACATCAGGCTGATAAGAGAAAAGCTGTTGCTGATGCATTTGTTCCACTAAATGAGAAAGAAGGCATCAGTACAAGCCGAAATTTGAAGAGATCTGCCAAACAGAATACCAGTAATAAAAAACTTGAAAGAAATTTCAATAGAAGGTCAAAAGTGCCAAAAACGACCCCTAATTTAGATGCCACAGTTCGTCAAATAGAAACTGATTTGGGTTCAGGTGGGGGAACAGTAGCTAGTGGGAGTATGGTAGACTCAAAAACCCGTGATCAACTGAACGGTACAAAGGTGAATTGTGTTCCAGCTGATAACCCGAAGGTTATAGTACCTAATGATTGTCAACATAATCATGCAAAGGATACTCAGTCATCTGGAAAGCTATATGGTAATTTGCCAGAAACGAATACTGGGTTTTTGGGTATGAACGGAGTTTTACGCAAATGTGATAAAGGGCCTAACAATGTTCAGTGTTCGTTTTGTCATTCTGTGGAAGACTCAAAG GCATCGGGAGTAATGGTGCACTACCTCAATGGAAAACGTGTGAAAGTTGGTTATAGCGAAGCAGGAAATGTCATACATGTACACCAGAACTGTGCAGAATG GGCTCCTAACGTATATTTTGAAGAGGATGTAGCAGTTAACCTTGAAGCTGAATTGACAAGAAGTAAAAGAATTAAATGTGGCTGCTGTGGACTAAAAGGGGCAGCTCTTGGGTGCTATGAGAAGAGTTGTCGTAGAAGCTTTCATGTACCCTGTGCAAAGTTAACTCCACAGTGTCGATGGGATCAT GAAAACTTTGTTATGCTATGCCCTCTCCATGCCTCGTCCAAACTGCCAAATGAAATCTCTAAATACCGAGcagaacaaaaagaaaaatcccTTTCCAGAAG ACAGCTGCCCATTAGCCAACCAAAATCGGCAATTAAACAGGATGATACCACACATTCCCAATGGAACTCTAATGGTTTATCAGCAAAATTAGTTCTCTGTTGTTCAGCTCTTACCATAGCGGAGAAG GAAATTGTGTCTGAATTTGAGATGCTATCTGGAGTTAAGGTCATAAAGAATTGGGATTCTAGTGTAACCCATATTATTGCATCAACAGATGAGAATGGAGCATGTAGAAGAACCCTCAAGTTTTTGATGGGAATCTTGGAGGGGAAGTGGATACTAAATATAGAAT GGGTCAAAGCTTGCCTAAAGGCAAATGAAAATGTTGATGAGCAGCAATATGAAATTGATGTTGACATTCACGGAATTAGAGGTGGTCCTAGACAAGGAAGATTAAGACATCTGAACAAG CAAGCTAAGATTTTTGATGGGTACAAGTTCTATTTTATTGGGGACTTCCAACCTTCATACAGAGGGTTTCTACATGATCTTTTAATTGCTGCTGGTGGAAGAATTCTGCACAGAAAGCCAATTGCAGGAGACAATGAAGCTGTATCATCGACATTCATAATTTATAGCCTGGAGCTACCTGATAAGTGTAACCCAAGCAATAGAATCTCAATTGTCAACCGTAGGCGAACTGATGCTGTGAATCTAGCAAGTTCCTGTCAGGCTGTCGTGGCAACCAATTCATGGATTCTGAACTCGATTGCTGCCTGCAAGTGGCAAAATCTTGCTGAATAG
- the LOC108199917 gene encoding uncharacterized protein LOC108199917 translates to MNPVRTHSSPDLPTTYQYDDSALEGVAANVKLLLKLIQDHKHACNKGQKDSRRMLRVAGMMTVLDNVRTRIQKCQSFGNKRSEAELKRCMSDVKLNRMVLKDKKPVDDEKAELIKQLSASLAAQKSLQLMCSSLGQEKEIMVKELARKNSELSDLEEHINDLRTQNNSLLEKVKGFAPGHNEKASEGIKELQGNVDLQEQNKVLSQQLLKSLEGYRYMKRKLRDSQEETLQLRATMEEVSEKTGAGLQLVCELKKQNDRESNTVVELENVFQSLQVMVAKHGKKRE, encoded by the exons ATGAACCCGGTCAGAACTCATTCTTCTCCGGATTTACCTACGACGTACCAGTATGATGATTCTGCTTTAGAAG GTGTTGCAGCAAATGTTAAGTTATTGTTGAAGCTTATCCAAGATCATAAACATGCCTGCAATAAGGGGCAAAAGGATAGCCGGAGGATGCTACGGGTAGCTGGAATGATGACAGTTTTGGATAATGTCAGAACCCGAATTCAAAAATGCCAATCATTTGGCAATAAAAGATCAGAAGCAGAGTTGAAACGGTGTATGAGCGATGTTAAACTTAATCGTATGGTCTTAAAAGATAAGAAGCCAGTTGATGATGAGAAGGCAGAATTGATTAAACAACTGAGCGCAAGCTTGGCAGCCCAAAAGAGCTTACAATTAATGTGTTCAAGCTTAGGACAAGAAAAGGAAATAATGGTAAAAGAACTAGCAAGGAAAAACTCTGAATTGAGTGATCTGGAGGAACATATTAACGACCTCAGAACACAAAACAATTCGCTATTGGAGAAAGTGAAGGGATTTGCCCCAGGACACAATGAGAAAGCTAGCGAAGGGATAAAGGAATTGCAAGGAAATGTAGACCTCCAAGAACAGAACAAGGTACTATCCCAACAACTACTGAAGTCACTAGAAGGTTATCGGTACATGAAGAGGAAACTACGAGATTCACAAGAAGAAACTCTACAGTTGCGTGCAACAATGGAGGAAGTATCAGAAAAAACTGGAGCGGGCCTTCAGCTGGTTTGTGAATTGAAAAAACAGAATGATAGAGAGAGTAATACAGTAGTAGAATTGGAGAATGTGTTCCAATCTTTGCAAGTGATGGTGGCGAAACATGGTAAGAAGAGAGAGTAA